A genomic window from Rhodococcus sp. KBS0724 includes:
- a CDS encoding acetyl-CoA acetyltransferase, with protein sequence MVDASRIPVIVGVSDLRWSPDDGHLEPLDLIHSATVAALADSGEPSLGKHVDTIYAIKTVSWSYDNLPELLAARLDATPAITVTSPIGGHWPAALIDRIGAAIADGTSSVALLVGGESHATTTALRKSGVSPESLGWATEPGGPPGFDPADLGGAEMQRAGFIVPTRVYPLFENSFSASIGHDTDASLAWSAQMYSEFSAVAAKNSAAWTAEVRTAEEISTVGPGNRMVSEPYPLMLNAMPFVNQAAAVVICSLARALEFGVDQDRLVYLWGGAGAVDPLDILHRNNFHSSDALQDTVQRTLANADVSAESLDIVDAYSCFPIVPKLLIHELGLSRDTIPSVTGGHSFFGGPLNSYTLHSLTEVTRRLRSGDQLALVHGNGGFLTYQHAVLLSASAHERGYVGDPQAHTLSPQAPDLVTDYTGNAKIVTATVEYNRSGEPETGLVIATTPDGRRLAGHTGPENAAELTQLSGTNPPAVGRHVHISDENGRLTLKF encoded by the coding sequence ATGGTTGACGCGTCACGGATTCCCGTCATCGTCGGCGTGAGCGATCTGCGATGGAGTCCGGATGACGGACACCTCGAACCCCTCGACTTGATCCACAGCGCGACAGTTGCCGCCCTCGCGGACAGCGGAGAACCCTCGCTCGGCAAGCACGTCGACACGATCTACGCGATCAAAACTGTCAGTTGGTCATACGACAACCTCCCCGAACTTCTGGCCGCCAGGTTGGACGCCACACCCGCGATCACCGTCACCTCACCGATCGGCGGACACTGGCCGGCCGCACTGATCGATCGAATCGGCGCCGCCATTGCAGACGGCACGTCTTCCGTCGCACTTCTGGTCGGCGGTGAATCACACGCCACCACAACCGCACTGCGAAAATCGGGTGTCAGTCCCGAGTCTCTCGGGTGGGCCACCGAACCTGGCGGACCTCCCGGCTTTGATCCCGCCGATCTGGGCGGCGCCGAGATGCAGCGCGCAGGATTCATCGTCCCCACTCGCGTCTACCCACTGTTCGAGAACAGTTTCAGCGCATCGATCGGCCACGACACCGACGCGTCACTGGCCTGGTCGGCACAGATGTATTCCGAGTTCTCCGCCGTTGCCGCGAAGAACTCGGCAGCATGGACGGCGGAAGTACGTACTGCAGAAGAGATCAGCACCGTCGGACCGGGCAACCGGATGGTGTCCGAACCTTATCCTTTGATGCTCAACGCCATGCCCTTCGTGAATCAGGCTGCTGCCGTGGTGATCTGCTCCCTGGCCCGAGCCCTCGAATTCGGTGTCGACCAAGACAGACTTGTCTACCTGTGGGGTGGAGCCGGAGCGGTTGATCCACTGGATATATTGCACAGAAACAACTTCCACAGCTCCGACGCCTTACAGGACACTGTGCAGCGCACACTCGCCAACGCCGATGTGAGCGCCGAGTCCCTCGACATCGTGGACGCATACAGCTGCTTTCCGATCGTGCCCAAGCTGCTGATTCACGAACTCGGATTATCCCGTGACACCATCCCCAGTGTCACGGGCGGTCACTCGTTCTTCGGCGGACCACTCAACAGTTACACACTCCATTCCCTGACCGAAGTGACGCGCCGACTCCGATCAGGCGACCAACTCGCCCTGGTTCACGGCAACGGCGGATTTCTCACCTACCAACATGCCGTGCTGCTGTCCGCGTCCGCACACGAACGCGGATATGTCGGGGATCCACAGGCCCACACCCTCTCACCCCAGGCTCCGGACCTGGTCACGGACTACACCGGAAATGCCAAGATCGTCACCGCCACAGTCGAATACAACAGAAGTGGCGAACCGGAAACCGGACTGGTTATCGCTACAACACCGGACGGCCGGCGCCTCGCGGGCCACACCGGCCCCGAGAATGCAGCAGAGTTGACTCA